A portion of the Halobacillus ihumii genome contains these proteins:
- the sigW gene encoding RNA polymerase sigma factor SigW — protein sequence METMIMKKIKEVKKGDQSAFEDIVSFYQNKVYHICYRMIGNAYEAEDLAQEAFIRAYTNIHTFDERRKFSTWLYRIATNLTIDRIRKRKPDYYLDAEVRGTNGLNMYSQLAVDQALPEEEVESLELQSYIHREILALPPKYRSIIVLRYLDELSLQEIAEVLDIPMGTVKTRIHRGREALRKRLRHV from the coding sequence ATGGAAACCATGATTATGAAAAAAATTAAAGAAGTTAAGAAGGGTGACCAGTCTGCGTTTGAAGATATCGTGTCCTTTTATCAAAATAAAGTATATCATATCTGTTATCGAATGATTGGGAATGCTTATGAAGCAGAAGATCTTGCTCAGGAGGCATTTATTCGGGCCTACACTAACATTCATACGTTTGACGAGCGGAGGAAATTCTCTACTTGGTTATATCGTATTGCCACGAATTTAACGATTGATCGTATTAGGAAGAGGAAACCAGATTATTATCTCGATGCTGAGGTAAGAGGGACGAATGGATTAAACATGTACTCCCAACTGGCGGTTGATCAAGCGTTGCCGGAGGAAGAGGTAGAAAGCCTTGAGCTGCAAAGTTACATTCACCGAGAAATTCTCGCCCTGCCCCCTAAATATCGAAGTATTATCGTACTCAGGTATTTAGATGAATTATCCCTTCAGGAAATTGCTGAAGTATTAGATATTCCTATGGGGACTGTAAAGACAAGAATTCACCGAGGCAGGGAGGCCTTACGTAAAAGGCTTCGGCATGTGTAA
- the cdaA gene encoding diadenylate cyclase CdaA: MLDGGNDVLDYLLIAIDIALVWFVVYKLIMLIQGTKAVQLLKGIFVVLGVWLLSNLTGLSTLRWLMSQAMTWGFLGIIILFQPELRRALEQLGRGSFFSRTSTEEEDKEKSIQAIIKSCNYMAKRRIGALITVERETGMGDYVETGITVGGHLSNELLTNIFIPNTPLHDGAVILKDNEIVAAACYLPLSESPFISKELGTRHRAAMGISEVTDALTIVVSEETGAISCTKSGELHRDLSQETLENILRNELDFGSKTPASKSWNWRGKKNG; this comes from the coding sequence ATGCTTGATGGGGGAAATGATGTATTAGATTATCTGCTAATTGCTATTGATATTGCCCTTGTCTGGTTTGTTGTATATAAATTAATCATGCTTATCCAGGGGACGAAGGCCGTTCAGCTGTTGAAAGGAATCTTCGTTGTTTTAGGAGTATGGTTATTGAGTAATTTAACTGGACTAAGCACTCTCAGGTGGCTGATGTCACAAGCGATGACATGGGGTTTTCTCGGGATTATTATTCTCTTTCAGCCCGAATTAAGAAGAGCTCTGGAGCAATTAGGACGTGGAAGTTTCTTTAGTCGTACCTCTACGGAAGAGGAGGATAAGGAGAAATCGATTCAGGCCATTATCAAATCCTGTAACTACATGGCTAAACGGCGTATTGGTGCATTGATTACGGTCGAGCGCGAAACAGGAATGGGTGATTACGTTGAAACAGGCATTACTGTTGGCGGTCACCTATCGAATGAACTTTTAACGAACATATTTATTCCGAATACACCGCTCCATGATGGGGCTGTGATACTTAAAGATAATGAAATAGTCGCAGCGGCCTGTTATTTACCTCTGTCGGAGAGTCCGTTTATTTCTAAGGAATTAGGGACTCGGCACAGGGCAGCAATGGGAATAAGCGAAGTAACAGATGCTCTGACGATTGTCGTGTCAGAGGAAACAGGTGCTATCTCTTGTACAAAAAGCGGTGAACTCCATCGAGATTTAAGCCAGGAGACTTTAGAAAACATTCTTAGGAATGAACTAGATTTCGGATCCAAAACCCCTGCCTCAAAATCTTGGAATTGGAGGGGGAAGAAGAATGGATAA
- a CDS encoding Mrp/NBP35 family ATP-binding protein, with product MLTQEEVLNILHSIEDPFLHKTLEETGGVEEIKIKEEKNHVSVKVLIAKTNTAEQMELQQTIVNALKSGGAATVGLRFDQLPDDVIEKFQPAAEEAQEASLLDGKTGTKFISIASGKGGVGKSTVTVNLAIALSRLGKKVGIIDADIYGFSVPDMMGVEERPVVRGEKIIPVERFGVKIVSMGFFVEDNSPIIWRGPMLGKMLTSFFKEVEWGDLDYLLLDLPPGTGDMALDVHAMLPSSKEIIVTTPHPTAAFVAARAGQMAIKTEHEILGVVENMAYFESKETGNKEFVFGRGGGAKLAEELKTDILGHVPLQQPYEDEDVFAPSVYQSDHPIGVTYRNMAAKIIDKY from the coding sequence TTGCTTACACAAGAGGAAGTACTGAATATTCTCCACTCTATCGAAGATCCGTTTTTACATAAAACGTTAGAAGAGACGGGTGGAGTTGAGGAGATAAAGATTAAGGAAGAGAAGAATCACGTCAGTGTAAAGGTGTTAATTGCTAAGACCAACACGGCAGAACAAATGGAGCTGCAGCAAACGATCGTCAATGCTCTTAAAAGTGGCGGAGCGGCTACGGTGGGACTTCGCTTTGATCAGCTGCCTGACGACGTAATTGAGAAATTTCAGCCCGCTGCTGAAGAGGCTCAAGAAGCGTCATTGCTCGATGGTAAAACAGGCACGAAATTCATTTCCATTGCGAGCGGGAAAGGCGGCGTAGGGAAATCAACTGTAACAGTTAACCTTGCTATTGCTCTTTCACGCTTAGGTAAAAAAGTCGGTATTATCGATGCTGATATTTACGGATTTAGTGTACCAGATATGATGGGAGTGGAAGAACGCCCGGTTGTCCGCGGAGAAAAGATCATTCCTGTGGAACGTTTCGGAGTGAAAATCGTATCTATGGGCTTCTTTGTGGAGGATAACTCTCCTATTATTTGGCGTGGTCCAATGCTGGGTAAAATGCTGACAAGCTTTTTCAAAGAGGTGGAATGGGGCGATTTGGACTATCTCCTGCTTGACCTTCCTCCAGGAACTGGCGATATGGCGCTGGATGTACATGCCATGCTTCCATCCTCCAAAGAAATAATCGTAACAACCCCACATCCTACTGCTGCATTCGTAGCGGCTCGTGCGGGTCAAATGGCGATTAAAACAGAGCATGAGATTCTGGGCGTTGTGGAAAATATGGCCTACTTTGAAAGTAAAGAAACTGGTAATAAGGAGTTTGTTTTTGGCCGTGGCGGCGGAGCGAAATTAGCTGAAGAGCTGAAAACTGATATTCTTGGTCATGTTCCTTTGCAACAACCTTATGAAGATGAGGATGTATTTGCGCCTTCTGTGTATCAGTCAGATCACCCGATCGGTGTCACTTACCGAAACATGGCTGCTAAAATAATCGATAAATATTAA
- the gerD gene encoding spore germination lipoprotein GerD produces the protein MSILRLICPVLLVVFLTACGGTSGASGEADYETTKKMMVDILKTDDGKKAMTEVLTDEQMQQAMALDSEVVKQAVSETLLSEKGKKFWSKLFTDPKFVQEFSKVIEEEQKKLMKGLMKDPEYQKSLIELYQNPEMMEQMLEVMQGQKFRAHLEKTIQETLNSPVFQAKMTETLLQAAEKMKTGEQSGGQKQKQGGQEQSSSGQGA, from the coding sequence ATGTCCATATTACGCTTGATATGTCCCGTTTTACTCGTTGTTTTCTTAACCGCTTGCGGCGGTACTTCGGGAGCCAGCGGGGAAGCGGATTACGAAACCACCAAAAAAATGATGGTGGATATATTAAAGACAGATGATGGTAAGAAAGCAATGACAGAGGTGCTGACCGATGAGCAAATGCAGCAAGCTATGGCATTGGACTCTGAAGTGGTCAAACAAGCTGTAAGTGAAACCCTGCTTTCAGAAAAAGGCAAAAAATTCTGGAGTAAACTTTTTACAGATCCAAAATTTGTCCAGGAATTCAGTAAAGTGATTGAAGAAGAGCAAAAAAAACTGATGAAGGGATTAATGAAAGACCCTGAATATCAGAAATCACTTATAGAGCTGTATCAAAACCCTGAAATGATGGAGCAGATGCTTGAAGTTATGCAAGGTCAGAAATTTAGAGCTCACTTAGAGAAAACGATACAGGAAACTTTAAACAGCCCTGTGTTTCAAGCTAAAATGACCGAAACTTTGCTCCAGGCTGCAGAGAAAATGAAAACCGGCGAGCAAAGTGGAGGACAAAAGCAAAAGCAGGGTGGACAAGAGCAGTCCAGCTCAGGACAAGGTGCTTAA
- a CDS encoding KinB-signaling pathway activation protein, with protein sequence MTSRKWVRMFLTTLLVGAVLTLLTSFVVKSDSYLRVLQPLQLNELLGVLLFFLGFGLIFSVISQMGFFAYLTVNQFGLGVFRSFWPSIQVFLVAFTLFDLIYFRYRAAEEASVWPFLWTAIVIFLLSLLVAWLKAKETNRKAFIPALFFMVVVTTVEWVPALRAEGSAYVWLMIIPLFVCNAYQLLLLHRLTANHTSKVK encoded by the coding sequence GTGACCAGTCGAAAATGGGTGAGAATGTTTCTAACTACACTGTTAGTCGGTGCAGTATTAACTTTACTTACCAGTTTTGTTGTAAAATCAGACTCCTACCTAAGGGTGTTGCAACCGCTTCAATTAAATGAACTGTTAGGAGTGCTGTTATTTTTCCTTGGATTTGGGCTTATTTTTAGTGTCATCAGCCAAATGGGCTTTTTTGCATACTTAACGGTTAATCAATTTGGGTTAGGGGTTTTTCGAAGTTTTTGGCCATCAATCCAGGTTTTCTTGGTAGCCTTTACGCTATTTGACCTCATCTACTTCCGCTATCGCGCAGCAGAAGAAGCATCGGTTTGGCCCTTCTTATGGACAGCCATCGTTATATTCTTGTTATCGTTATTAGTCGCTTGGTTAAAGGCTAAGGAAACGAATAGGAAGGCATTTATCCCAGCTTTATTTTTCATGGTTGTCGTTACAACTGTCGAATGGGTTCCAGCCTTACGTGCTGAGGGAAGTGCTTACGTATGGTTAATGATTATTCCTTTATTTGTTTGTAATGCTTATCAGCTTTTATTGCTTCACAGGTTAACAGCAAATCATACATCTAAAGTGAAATAA
- the cwlD gene encoding N-acetylmuramoyl-L-alanine amidase CwlD: MIRRMKTAGWLLVVVGVVCLISYPVQEVKDAWQVWSSPLAGKVIVLDPGHGGPDGGAVGENGTEEKEITLQISQYLRDYLQQSGALVYLTRENGNDLSSEDAGSLSRRKAEDIRNRVDFIEDKEADFFISLHLNAIPSNKWRGAQTFYNSKNEESESLAKFIQSEIRTSLDNTTREAMGLNNIYILKHTEAPGALVEAGFLSNPDERTLLETNEYQRKMAESVYRGILRYVTELEYPDDSEE, encoded by the coding sequence TTGTTTGTTTGATTTCCTATCCTGTACAAGAGGTGAAAGATGCCTGGCAGGTATGGTCTTCGCCACTTGCAGGCAAAGTGATCGTATTAGATCCCGGGCATGGAGGTCCAGATGGCGGTGCAGTAGGGGAGAATGGAACAGAGGAGAAAGAAATCACTCTGCAGATTTCGCAATATTTAAGGGATTATTTGCAGCAATCTGGTGCACTGGTTTATTTAACGCGTGAAAATGGGAACGATCTATCTTCTGAAGATGCAGGCAGTTTATCACGGCGTAAAGCTGAAGATATTAGAAATCGCGTTGATTTCATTGAAGATAAAGAAGCTGACTTTTTCATAAGCTTACACTTGAATGCCATTCCTTCCAATAAGTGGCGGGGAGCTCAAACCTTTTACAATTCAAAGAATGAAGAAAGTGAAAGTCTGGCTAAGTTTATTCAGTCTGAAATTCGAACATCCCTTGATAATACAACAAGGGAAGCGATGGGGTTGAATAATATTTATATCCTCAAACATACAGAAGCGCCCGGGGCATTAGTGGAGGCCGGATTTTTATCAAATCCTGATGAGCGGACTTTACTTGAGACTAATGAATACCAAAGGAAAATGGCTGAATCTGTATACAGAGGGATATTACGTTATGTCACAGAACTGGAATATCCCGATGACTCTGAAGAGTAA
- the glmM gene encoding phosphoglucosamine mutase: MGKYFGTDGVRGVANKELTPEFAFKLGRFGGYVLTKNVQRPKILIGRDTRISGEMFEGALAAGLLSIGAEVMRLGVISTPGVAYLTKALQAEAGIMISASHNPVEDNGIKFFGPDGFKLTDDQEAEIEALIDGEEDKLPRPAGADLGQINDYFEGGQKYMQYLKQTVEYDFEGLHIALDCAHGATSSLASHLFADLEADISSIGSSPDGLNINKNVGSTHPEALQKLVIEKGADIGLAFDGDGDRLIAVDEKGNIVDGDRIMYVCAKYMNENGTLNHSTVVSTVMSNLGFYKAIETHGMKSDKTAVGDRYVMEEMRRGGYNLGGEQSGHIIFLDHNTTGDGMLTALQLVNVLKDTGKPLSELAAEMRKFPQVLKNVRVIDKQRVQTHPRIQEAIQAVEAEMGESGRVLVRPSGTEPLVRIMAEAPTEEQCEEYVQKVVQVVEEELGMKE, from the coding sequence ATGGGTAAATATTTTGGCACGGATGGAGTTCGAGGTGTTGCCAATAAAGAGCTCACACCTGAATTTGCTTTTAAACTTGGTCGTTTTGGCGGTTATGTCCTGACGAAAAACGTGCAAAGACCGAAAATACTAATTGGACGTGATACACGTATCTCAGGCGAGATGTTTGAGGGGGCTTTAGCTGCCGGACTTCTATCCATCGGAGCTGAGGTTATGCGACTTGGAGTGATCTCAACCCCAGGAGTGGCTTACCTGACTAAAGCCCTTCAGGCGGAAGCGGGAATTATGATTTCCGCTTCACACAACCCTGTTGAAGATAATGGAATTAAATTCTTTGGTCCTGATGGATTTAAACTAACGGATGATCAGGAAGCTGAGATAGAAGCACTGATTGATGGGGAAGAAGACAAGTTACCTCGCCCAGCAGGAGCAGATCTTGGTCAGATTAATGACTATTTCGAAGGCGGACAAAAGTATATGCAGTACTTGAAGCAAACGGTAGAGTATGATTTTGAGGGATTGCATATTGCTCTTGATTGTGCACACGGCGCGACGTCATCATTGGCTTCACACTTGTTTGCTGATCTTGAAGCTGATATCTCATCCATTGGATCTTCACCTGATGGGCTTAATATTAACAAAAACGTCGGGTCCACTCATCCCGAAGCACTCCAGAAATTAGTGATCGAAAAAGGTGCCGATATTGGACTAGCCTTTGATGGCGACGGTGATCGTTTAATCGCAGTTGATGAGAAGGGAAACATTGTCGACGGGGACCGAATCATGTACGTTTGTGCCAAATATATGAATGAAAATGGAACGTTGAATCATTCGACTGTTGTTTCTACTGTTATGAGCAATCTCGGTTTTTATAAAGCCATTGAAACCCACGGAATGAAGAGTGATAAAACGGCTGTTGGTGACCGTTATGTTATGGAGGAAATGCGTCGGGGAGGCTATAACCTTGGCGGTGAGCAGTCTGGACATATTATCTTCTTGGATCATAATACGACAGGGGATGGCATGCTGACCGCTCTCCAGCTTGTAAATGTCTTAAAAGATACTGGGAAACCTTTGTCAGAGCTCGCCGCTGAAATGAGGAAGTTCCCGCAAGTTTTGAAAAATGTTCGTGTCATTGATAAGCAGCGTGTTCAGACTCATCCTCGAATTCAAGAGGCCATTCAAGCCGTAGAAGCAGAAATGGGTGAAAGCGGACGAGTACTCGTTAGACCTTCGGGGACAGAGCCGCTTGTCCGGATCATGGCTGAAGCCCCAACCGAAGAACAATGTGAAGAGTATGTGCAAAAGGTTGTTCAGGTTGTGGAAGAAGAATTAGGGATGAAAGAATAG
- a CDS encoding YbbR-like domain-containing protein, translated as MDNLFRNRWFIRIISLLLAVLLWVSINIDDSMDSEDQWLSEGSSDMEIMNNIPLDVQFDSEQYVVSGLPQDVVVSVQGPQGATAPVVRQKNFTIYADLTDLGPGTHEVSLQHTGITSNLTVNIEPKVVEVTIEEKDSEDFNVSVDYINESKVENEYVIGEPKVEPETVTITGAASVIDRVALVQTIVDVGSADESIENLESPVKVYDAQGNELNVLSDPSTVEVTVPIKKPEKTVPISVVPRGGAPEGVIVDSITTETKEVVISGPKDVLSEIKSLDEIPVDVTEVTEDQTKEVDIPLPEGVYSVEPNTVEVDINVEQADNQ; from the coding sequence ATGGATAATTTATTCAGAAATCGCTGGTTTATCCGAATTATCTCATTGCTATTAGCTGTGCTTCTCTGGGTATCGATTAATATCGACGATAGTATGGATTCAGAGGATCAATGGTTAAGTGAGGGATCTTCTGATATGGAAATTATGAATAACATCCCGCTTGACGTACAGTTTGATAGTGAACAATATGTTGTAAGTGGTCTGCCACAAGACGTCGTGGTATCTGTGCAGGGTCCACAAGGGGCAACGGCTCCTGTTGTGAGACAAAAGAACTTTACTATATATGCAGACCTGACTGATTTAGGGCCTGGTACACATGAAGTTTCCTTGCAGCATACGGGTATAACAAGTAATTTAACTGTCAATATTGAACCCAAAGTGGTGGAAGTAACGATTGAAGAAAAAGACAGTGAAGACTTTAATGTCAGTGTCGATTATATAAACGAAAGTAAGGTTGAAAATGAGTATGTCATAGGGGAACCGAAAGTCGAACCCGAAACGGTGACTATCACTGGAGCGGCTAGTGTGATAGACCGAGTAGCTCTTGTTCAAACCATTGTAGACGTAGGGTCCGCGGATGAGTCCATTGAAAATCTAGAGTCTCCTGTGAAAGTTTACGATGCACAAGGGAACGAATTAAATGTTCTTTCAGATCCTTCAACGGTGGAAGTAACCGTACCGATTAAGAAACCTGAAAAGACAGTTCCAATATCGGTAGTACCTAGAGGGGGCGCACCTGAAGGGGTTATTGTGGACAGCATCACTACAGAAACAAAGGAAGTGGTGATTAGCGGGCCTAAGGACGTATTGAGTGAAATAAAGAGTCTTGATGAGATTCCTGTCGATGTAACAGAAGTTACAGAAGACCAGACAAAAGAGGTTGACATCCCGCTTCCTGAAGGGGTCTACAGTGTCGAACCAAACACAGTAGAAGTAGATATAAATGTGGAGCAAGCTGATAACCAATAA
- the rocF gene encoding arginase, whose protein sequence is MNKQLSIIGVPMDLGQMRRGVDMGPSAIRYAGIVERLENLKYTIEDLGDIEIKRPAQKDDNKLDNLRNLNEVAEGNHRLAETVDEVIEKGNFPLVLGGDHSIAMGSLAGIAKHYDNLGVIWYDAHGDLNTGDSSPSGNIHGMPLAVSLGIGHEKLTNIHDYQPKIKPENIVIIGARSLDEGERILIKEKGIKVYTMHEVDRIGMSQVVEETIEYLKERTDGVHLSLDLDGLDPEEAPGVGTPVMGGLSYRESHLAMEMLFQSSMITSAEFVEVNPILDEKNKTANMAVGLMGSLFGESLK, encoded by the coding sequence ATGAATAAACAGCTATCTATAATTGGAGTACCTATGGACTTAGGCCAAATGCGCCGAGGTGTTGATATGGGACCAAGTGCTATTCGTTATGCAGGCATTGTTGAGCGTCTGGAAAATTTAAAATATACGATTGAAGACCTCGGAGATATTGAAATCAAACGTCCTGCCCAAAAAGATGATAACAAACTGGACAACCTCCGTAATTTGAATGAAGTAGCAGAAGGTAATCATCGGTTAGCTGAAACTGTAGACGAAGTTATAGAAAAAGGGAATTTTCCACTTGTTCTAGGTGGAGATCATAGTATTGCTATGGGTTCATTGGCTGGTATTGCTAAGCACTATGATAATTTAGGAGTCATCTGGTATGATGCACACGGTGATTTAAATACTGGGGATAGCTCTCCTTCAGGAAATATTCATGGGATGCCGTTAGCAGTGAGCCTGGGAATTGGGCACGAAAAGCTGACTAATATTCATGATTATCAACCGAAAATCAAACCCGAGAACATTGTAATTATTGGTGCCCGTTCATTGGATGAAGGTGAAAGGATTTTGATTAAAGAAAAGGGCATTAAGGTGTACACCATGCATGAAGTAGATCGTATAGGGATGTCCCAAGTAGTAGAAGAAACGATTGAATACTTAAAGGAACGTACAGATGGTGTTCATTTAAGCCTAGACTTAGATGGATTGGATCCTGAGGAGGCCCCAGGTGTAGGAACTCCTGTAATGGGTGGGTTAAGCTATCGGGAAAGTCATTTGGCGATGGAGATGCTGTTTCAATCCAGCATGATTACGTCAGCAGAGTTTGTAGAGGTAAACCCAATCTTAGATGAGAAAAATAAAACAGCAAATATGGCTGTGGGTCTTATGGGGTCACTTTTTGGAGAAAGTTTAAAATAA
- a CDS encoding HAD-IIIA family hydrolase, giving the protein MKAIFVDRDGTMGGSDRIEYPGEFQLYPGVQAKFCEVQENGVKLFSFTNQPGIAEGHATVKSFQEEMNGFGLDGVYVCPHTPKAGCRCRKPETGMIERACEDHGLQPENCYVIGDRLTDMQAAELAGCKGILVTTGAGGDSLRQWQQSGVKLDIRWIAKDIIHALDWLLACK; this is encoded by the coding sequence GTGAAAGCTATTTTTGTCGATCGTGATGGAACTATGGGGGGCTCAGATAGAATTGAGTATCCAGGTGAATTTCAATTGTACCCGGGTGTTCAAGCTAAGTTTTGTGAGGTGCAAGAGAATGGTGTGAAGTTATTTTCCTTTACCAATCAGCCTGGGATTGCTGAGGGGCATGCAACTGTTAAAAGTTTTCAAGAAGAAATGAACGGTTTTGGTCTTGATGGCGTCTATGTCTGTCCCCACACGCCAAAAGCAGGGTGCAGGTGCCGAAAACCGGAGACGGGGATGATTGAACGTGCCTGTGAAGATCATGGGTTACAACCAGAGAATTGTTATGTGATAGGTGACCGTTTGACAGACATGCAGGCAGCTGAACTTGCTGGTTGTAAAGGAATCCTTGTAACTACAGGCGCTGGAGGAGATTCACTAAGACAGTGGCAACAGTCAGGTGTAAAACTAGATATAAGATGGATTGCTAAAGATATTATTCATGCATTAGATTGGCTGTTGGCGTGCAAATAA
- a CDS encoding anti-sigma factor family protein — MNCNKEAVALMHKYLDGDLLKEEERRLRDHLQVCTACQAHFHELKRSITLVKNAGPITAPSNFTSNVMSSLPKEKKRKNYVRWLQRHPIITAAAVFCILMFSGIFSAWNQDQQVTVSKQDDLVIRDNTVIVPEGVTVEGDLVVRNGDLKIDGKINGDITLINGDMVTESELDEITNGKKYQAYVSGEIHEVNQVFEWVWYHVKKFTTELLSLESEESDN; from the coding sequence ATGAATTGCAATAAAGAAGCTGTGGCGCTCATGCATAAGTATTTAGATGGCGACCTGCTAAAAGAAGAAGAGAGACGACTGCGTGACCACTTACAAGTATGCACAGCTTGCCAGGCTCATTTCCATGAGTTGAAGCGGTCTATCACATTAGTAAAAAATGCTGGACCCATTACAGCACCTTCAAATTTCACATCTAACGTAATGTCCAGCCTTCCAAAAGAGAAAAAGAGAAAAAACTATGTTCGCTGGCTGCAAAGGCATCCAATTATTACAGCAGCTGCTGTGTTTTGCATATTGATGTTTAGCGGGATATTTTCTGCCTGGAATCAAGATCAGCAAGTAACTGTATCAAAACAGGATGATCTAGTGATTCGTGATAATACAGTGATCGTTCCCGAAGGCGTAACCGTAGAAGGTGATCTAGTTGTTCGGAACGGTGATCTTAAGATAGATGGCAAGATTAATGGTGATATCACGCTCATTAATGGTGATATGGTTACAGAATCAGAACTTGATGAGATTACTAATGGTAAGAAGTATCAGGCATATGTTAGTGGTGAGATTCATGAAGTTAACCAAGTATTTGAATGGGTATGGTATCATGTGAAGAAATTCACCACGGAGCTTTTATCATTAGAATCAGAGGAATCAGATAACTAG
- the pdaB gene encoding polysaccharide deacetylase family sporulation protein PdaB, whose product MSFYTWKTDRIKRYSLIIFLALFCAFMMWIGQRSQLPVFSNDGESKALSKGNGDQPFIALTFNISWGNEKVHDILEKLKTHKAKATFFLSGSWAERHPDIVEEIHEGKHEIAMMGYEYESYVKMEPEQIRKDIQKAKEAFEKLGFEDINYLRPPHGHLNQEILTAIEKEGLETVQWSLNPRDWENPGTNAIINQIMENSSKGDIILLHASDSIKQTAKALEVIIPGLKQKDLKFVTITELVNGGQAKIKEE is encoded by the coding sequence GTGAGTTTTTATACGTGGAAAACAGATCGAATCAAACGTTATAGTCTAATTATTTTCCTTGCATTGTTTTGTGCATTTATGATGTGGATCGGCCAACGTAGTCAACTCCCTGTTTTTTCAAATGATGGCGAGTCGAAAGCTTTATCTAAAGGAAATGGTGATCAGCCATTTATCGCCTTAACGTTTAATATTAGCTGGGGAAATGAAAAGGTACATGATATCCTGGAAAAATTAAAAACTCACAAGGCGAAGGCTACATTCTTTCTTAGCGGGAGCTGGGCAGAACGACATCCGGACATTGTAGAAGAAATTCATGAAGGTAAACACGAAATTGCTATGATGGGATATGAATACGAAAGCTATGTAAAGATGGAGCCTGAGCAAATAAGAAAAGATATCCAAAAGGCAAAAGAGGCTTTTGAAAAATTAGGGTTTGAAGATATCAATTATTTGCGTCCCCCTCACGGTCACTTAAACCAGGAAATATTAACGGCCATCGAAAAAGAAGGGCTTGAAACAGTTCAGTGGAGCCTGAATCCGCGTGATTGGGAAAACCCTGGTACGAACGCAATCATAAATCAAATCATGGAGAATAGTTCAAAAGGGGATATTATATTGCTGCATGCTTCTGATTCAATCAAGCAAACAGCCAAAGCACTGGAAGTCATTATTCCGGGACTAAAACAAAAAGATCTTAAGTTTGTTACGATTACTGAATTAGTAAACGGTGGTCAGGCAAAAATTAAAGAAGAATGA
- a CDS encoding aspartyl-phosphate phosphatase Spo0E family protein — protein sequence MEREFMLLEEIEVCRKEMSRLAYENALTSEEVVRISVKLDRLLNEFETLKQKQLTPRKVSCS from the coding sequence ATGGAAAGAGAGTTCATGTTGCTTGAGGAGATTGAAGTTTGCAGAAAAGAAATGAGCAGGTTAGCTTACGAAAATGCATTAACTTCTGAAGAGGTGGTTCGCATAAGTGTGAAGCTGGATCGTTTATTAAACGAGTTTGAAACTTTAAAACAAAAGCAACTTACCCCTCGTAAGGTAAGCTGCTCCTAA